In one Bacteroidales bacterium genomic region, the following are encoded:
- a CDS encoding VOC family protein, translating into MEKLISFFEIPAADFDRAVEFYETVLDTQIQAETCDTEKMGFFPNFEGAISFSPHIKPSADGVLISLKVKNIEQTLAKVENLGGKTIIPKTAIEAEGRGYFAVFLDCEGNKVGLHEK; encoded by the coding sequence ATGGAAAAACTGATTTCATTCTTCGAGATTCCGGCGGCGGATTTTGACCGCGCTGTTGAGTTTTACGAAACGGTGCTTGACACCCAAATCCAGGCAGAAACATGCGATACCGAAAAAATGGGATTTTTTCCCAATTTTGAAGGCGCCATCTCTTTTTCGCCACATATTAAGCCATCGGCTGACGGAGTTCTCATTTCATTAAAAGTGAAAAATATTGAACAAACGCTTGCAAAAGTTGAAAATCTTGGTGGAAAAACCATCATCCCAAAAACCGCTATTGAAGCTGAAGGCCGGGGTTATTTTGCAGTGTTTCTTGACTGCGAGGGGAATAAGGTGGGATTGCATGAGAAGTAA